One window from the genome of Cyclobacterium amurskyense encodes:
- a CDS encoding sulfatase has translation MNKELTLSFFLLFISLNIFGYQREAASKNTLPNIILINVDDMGWRDTGFMGSQFYETPNLDLLASKGMVFNQAYAAAANCAPSRACMMSGENTPRHGVYTVANSDRGKSENRKLVPTVNNPTIADHHLLFAELLQQNGYITCHSGKWHISKDPLTRGFDVNIGGSDAGNPGSYYPPYKNVPSIQSTSDDYLTDLVMDKTLDFIAGNQKQPFFLNYSPYAVHTPIQPVADLLEKYLGKSPSNGQSDAKYATMVENLDRNIGRLIDLLQEKKLFENTFIFFVTDNGGLFKVTKQRPLRAGKGSYYEGGIRIPAFAVWPGEIRPGQVSEVPITNLDIFPTLLELAGIEKPENKNLDGISLLPLLTAGKNLPKRPFFWHFPIYLEGGNAESQDPVFRTRPGSAIRYGNWKLIQYFENGNLELYNLKEDISESNNLVNKKPDKAKELLTLIENWRESTHAPIPETLNPDFIAKKVTN, from the coding sequence ATGAATAAAGAATTAACCCTATCCTTCTTTTTGCTATTCATTTCACTAAATATTTTTGGCTATCAAAGAGAAGCAGCATCTAAAAATACCCTTCCAAACATAATCTTGATCAATGTAGATGACATGGGCTGGAGAGATACCGGTTTTATGGGCAGTCAATTCTATGAAACCCCCAACCTGGACCTTTTGGCTTCGAAAGGGATGGTATTCAATCAAGCCTATGCTGCAGCGGCCAATTGTGCTCCTAGCAGGGCTTGTATGATGAGTGGTGAGAACACGCCCCGCCATGGCGTGTATACAGTAGCCAATTCCGATAGAGGGAAATCTGAAAACCGAAAGCTTGTTCCAACTGTCAATAATCCAACAATTGCTGACCATCACCTATTGTTCGCAGAATTATTGCAACAAAATGGTTACATCACTTGCCATTCGGGGAAATGGCACATCAGCAAGGATCCTTTGACCCGAGGATTTGATGTAAATATTGGAGGCTCTGATGCAGGGAATCCCGGTAGCTATTATCCTCCTTACAAAAATGTACCAAGTATTCAGTCTACAAGCGATGATTACCTGACAGACCTGGTAATGGACAAAACACTGGATTTTATAGCCGGCAACCAAAAGCAACCCTTTTTCCTTAATTATTCCCCTTACGCAGTACATACCCCTATCCAACCGGTAGCTGACTTGCTGGAGAAGTACCTTGGTAAATCACCTTCAAACGGTCAAAGCGATGCTAAATATGCTACCATGGTGGAGAATTTAGACCGGAATATTGGTCGCCTAATTGATTTATTGCAGGAAAAAAAGTTGTTTGAAAACACCTTTATCTTTTTCGTTACCGACAATGGTGGCCTTTTTAAAGTTACCAAACAAAGACCCTTGAGGGCAGGAAAAGGTTCTTATTATGAAGGGGGGATTAGAATACCTGCATTTGCTGTTTGGCCTGGCGAGATACGTCCCGGACAGGTATCCGAGGTGCCGATTACCAACCTTGACATTTTTCCAACCCTTCTGGAATTGGCGGGTATTGAAAAACCGGAAAATAAAAATTTGGATGGAATTAGCTTACTCCCCTTGTTGACCGCTGGCAAAAATCTTCCCAAAAGGCCGTTTTTTTGGCATTTCCCCATTTACCTTGAAGGTGGCAATGCGGAGAGTCAGGATCCGGTATTCAGAACACGACCCGGTTCTGCCATTCGGTATGGAAACTGGAAACTCATCCAATATTTTGAAAACGGTAATTTAGAACTTTATAACCTAAAGGAAGACATTTCCGAAAGCAATAACCTCGTGAATAAAAAGCCGGACAAAGCCAAGGAATTGTTAACCCTGATTGAAAATTGGAGGGAAAGTACACATGCTCCCATACCTGAAACTTTAAACCCTGATTTTATAGCCAAAAAGGTAACCAATTAA
- a CDS encoding glycerophosphodiester phosphodiesterase yields the protein MRKSLIFLFVIMNLLCYQLSAVSQTQKKDNNLELIAHRGGVVNSKSPENSLKALNEAINRGYYMVEVDVRLTKDGVLITHHDKDFKRYYGEDRLVTAMTWEEIQGLTGDLGQKVLKLETVLAHCEGKIQVMIDNKIQGFEKEAFDEIINLLDRYGLRGKALMIGTEASTEYFTGKIKLSCSIDQLKENVKRKDFNPNNYYLFSSAIPSADFNWAKEHTFMVVGAVNTWAYAHKKKETPEETIEKLKQVGVTFFQIDSIYETFF from the coding sequence ATGAGGAAGAGTCTGATATTCCTATTTGTAATAATGAATTTACTCTGTTATCAATTGTCCGCTGTGAGCCAAACACAGAAAAAGGACAATAATTTGGAGTTGATAGCCCATAGAGGTGGAGTAGTAAACAGCAAAAGCCCTGAAAACAGTTTGAAGGCCTTAAATGAGGCAATCAATCGGGGGTATTATATGGTAGAGGTGGATGTGAGGTTGACCAAAGATGGGGTGTTAATTACACATCACGACAAAGACTTTAAAAGGTATTATGGGGAGGACCGGCTCGTAACAGCCATGACCTGGGAAGAAATTCAGGGACTAACAGGTGATTTGGGGCAAAAGGTCTTGAAGTTAGAAACTGTCTTGGCTCATTGTGAAGGAAAAATTCAAGTGATGATAGACAACAAAATCCAAGGATTTGAAAAAGAAGCTTTCGATGAAATCATCAACTTGCTTGATCGGTATGGATTAAGGGGCAAAGCTTTAATGATCGGTACTGAGGCTTCTACGGAATATTTTACCGGAAAGATCAAATTAAGCTGCTCTATAGATCAATTGAAAGAGAATGTCAAAAGAAAGGATTTTAATCCCAATAACTATTACCTGTTTTCCAGTGCGATCCCTTCAGCAGATTTTAATTGGGCCAAGGAGCACACATTTATGGTGGTGGGCGCTGTGAATACATGGGCCTATGCGCACAAGAAGAAGGAAACTCCAGAAGAAACCATAGAAAAGCTTAAACAAGTGGGAGTTACCTTTTTTCAAATTGATTCAATATATGAAACCTTTTTTTAA
- a CDS encoding Gfo/Idh/MocA family protein → MKNSRRTFVKKAIAGATFATVGGMLPGMTAKSYGKIIGANDRINVASMGVVSRGHAVGTNFASQKQCDVIYSCDVDIRAAEKFAGSINEIQGRRPKIEKDLRKVLEDKDVDALVVTAPDHWHAPAAILGLKAGKHVYVEKPCAHNPHEGELLMAAQKKYNKVVQVGNQRRSWPNVIKGIEELHNGVIGRPYMAKTWYANNRAPIGNGKQVPVPEWLDFELWQGPAPREAYRDNLIHYNWHWFWNWGTGEALNNGTHMVDLARWGLQVEYPNKVNSSGGRYRYDDDWQTPDTQVINMEFDNKSMITWEGRSCNGKQIEKGSVGTLFYGEDGSLLIEGGNSYKIFNLKNELVKEVTNDMVIDPTNRSNPAQALDALHIQNFFDGITDGIEVRSEIVGAHQSTLLLQLGNISQRIGRTLHVDSSNGNIKYDPKAMELWKREYEPGWEPTV, encoded by the coding sequence ATGAAAAATAGTAGAAGAACTTTTGTGAAAAAGGCCATTGCTGGAGCAACCTTCGCGACAGTAGGAGGAATGTTACCTGGTATGACAGCTAAAAGCTACGGAAAGATCATTGGTGCCAATGACCGTATCAATGTAGCAAGTATGGGAGTAGTAAGTAGGGGACATGCTGTTGGAACCAACTTCGCTAGCCAAAAGCAGTGCGATGTAATTTATAGCTGTGATGTTGATATAAGGGCAGCTGAAAAATTCGCTGGATCTATTAATGAAATTCAAGGAAGAAGACCAAAGATCGAAAAGGATTTAAGAAAAGTTCTTGAAGACAAAGATGTAGATGCATTGGTAGTAACCGCTCCTGATCACTGGCATGCACCAGCAGCTATTTTAGGTTTGAAAGCTGGCAAGCACGTATATGTAGAGAAACCATGTGCGCACAATCCTCATGAAGGAGAATTGCTAATGGCAGCTCAAAAGAAATACAATAAAGTCGTTCAGGTAGGTAACCAAAGACGTTCTTGGCCTAATGTAATCAAAGGTATAGAAGAACTTCACAATGGGGTTATCGGAAGACCTTATATGGCAAAAACTTGGTACGCTAACAACAGAGCGCCCATCGGTAACGGTAAGCAAGTTCCAGTTCCTGAATGGTTGGACTTCGAATTATGGCAGGGACCAGCTCCAAGAGAAGCTTATAGAGACAATTTAATCCATTATAACTGGCATTGGTTCTGGAACTGGGGAACTGGTGAAGCCTTGAACAATGGTACTCATATGGTGGATCTTGCGCGTTGGGGATTACAAGTAGAATACCCTAACAAAGTAAACTCCTCTGGTGGAAGATATAGGTACGATGACGATTGGCAAACTCCTGATACGCAAGTTATCAATATGGAGTTTGACAATAAATCCATGATTACCTGGGAAGGTAGAAGCTGTAATGGAAAGCAAATTGAAAAAGGCAGTGTAGGTACATTGTTTTATGGCGAAGATGGAAGTCTTTTGATAGAAGGTGGAAATTCCTACAAGATTTTCAACCTTAAAAATGAATTGGTTAAAGAAGTAACAAACGACATGGTTATAGATCCTACCAATAGGTCTAATCCTGCCCAAGCTTTGGATGCTTTGCATATCCAAAACTTCTTTGATGGTATTACGGATGGCATAGAGGTAAGATCTGAAATTGTAGGTGCTCACCAAAGTACTTTGCTATTGCAGTTGGGTAATATCTCTCAGCGTATTGGAAGAACCTTACATGTAGATTCTTCTAATGGTAACATAAAATACGATCCAAAAGCAATGGAGCTTTGGAAAAGGGAATATGAGCCAGGATGGGAGCCAACAGTTTAA
- a CDS encoding YtxH domain-containing protein, which yields MKSAKIILGTLAGVAIGVQIGLLIAPEKGKTTRKKLSQKGEGYLKEINGQFDHIVKGMNEKLDKMNKNIASVAEETRAKGKNLIAEAKEKTK from the coding sequence ATGAAATCAGCGAAAATAATTTTAGGGACATTAGCAGGAGTTGCAATAGGGGTACAAATTGGATTGTTGATTGCACCTGAAAAAGGAAAAACAACTCGCAAAAAACTTTCTCAAAAAGGTGAGGGTTATTTGAAAGAAATTAACGGACAATTTGATCATATCGTAAAAGGAATGAACGAAAAATTGGATAAAATGAACAAAAATATTGCCTCTGTAGCTGAAGAAACAAGAGCAAAAGGAAAAAATTTAATCGCAGAAGCAAAAGAGAAAACCAAGTAA
- a CDS encoding Gfo/Idh/MocA family protein produces the protein MDTLIKRRDFMGKAAIAGLGLGLATSTLSFGSPSIKKNKRVGIIGLDTSHSIAFAKAFNAADAAADLGGYKVVAAYPHGSKDIATSVDRIPGYIEDVKKLGVEIVDSIASLLDKVDVVLLETNDGRLHLEQALEVFKSGKTVFIDKPIAASLPDAIAIFAAAKKYSVPVFSSSSLRYMENVIAVNNGEIGEVFGADAFSPAKYEVTHPDLFWYGIHGVETLYAIMGAGCETVQRTYTEGADVVVGTWEGGKIGTFRGTRSGKGGYGGKAFGEKGILDMGGYGGYRPLLVEIAKFFDTGVSPVSEEETIEIFAFMQAADESKKMNGQAVSLEAVLAKGKRDALKIKI, from the coding sequence ATGGACACATTGATTAAACGAAGAGATTTTATGGGAAAAGCTGCAATAGCCGGACTTGGTCTAGGGTTGGCAACGTCTACCCTTTCATTTGGCTCCCCATCCATCAAAAAAAACAAGCGGGTAGGGATTATTGGCTTGGATACTTCACATAGCATTGCGTTTGCTAAAGCTTTTAATGCTGCAGATGCAGCAGCGGACTTGGGTGGTTATAAGGTCGTAGCTGCTTATCCTCATGGTAGTAAGGATATTGCAACATCTGTTGACAGGATTCCTGGTTATATTGAGGATGTTAAAAAGCTTGGTGTTGAAATAGTGGACTCTATAGCTTCCCTTCTTGACAAAGTGGATGTAGTTTTATTGGAAACAAATGATGGTAGACTGCACTTAGAGCAAGCATTGGAAGTTTTCAAGTCAGGTAAAACAGTATTTATTGACAAGCCGATAGCTGCTTCTTTGCCCGATGCAATTGCTATATTTGCTGCTGCCAAAAAATACAGTGTACCGGTTTTTTCCAGTAGTTCTTTAAGATACATGGAAAATGTGATAGCCGTAAATAACGGTGAAATTGGTGAGGTATTTGGTGCTGATGCATTTAGTCCTGCAAAATATGAAGTTACCCACCCAGATCTATTTTGGTATGGTATCCATGGTGTGGAAACACTTTATGCTATAATGGGAGCTGGTTGTGAAACTGTTCAAAGAACCTACACTGAAGGCGCTGATGTAGTAGTCGGAACCTGGGAAGGTGGTAAAATAGGAACCTTTAGAGGAACTAGATCTGGTAAAGGTGGATATGGTGGAAAAGCTTTCGGTGAGAAAGGAATTTTAGATATGGGTGGCTACGGTGGCTATAGACCATTATTGGTAGAAATCGCCAAATTCTTTGACACAGGCGTTTCACCAGTTAGTGAAGAGGAAACCATTGAGATCTTCGCTTTTATGCAGGCTGCTGACGAAAGTAAGAAAATGAATGGACAAGCTGTTTCTCTTGAGGCTGTTTTAGCCAAAGGAAAAAGAGATGCCTTAAAAATTAAAATTTAA
- a CDS encoding LacI family DNA-binding transcriptional regulator, translating to MSKPITIKDIAEKLNVSIATVSRALRGSTEIKKETKMAVLEMAKEMDYHPNLLASSLSSKKSKIIGVVVPTINRYFWSNSISGIENIAYKEGYKVMIFQSGELFNKEVEIVETLANSRVDGIIIAFSKETKDFLHVQQVIERGIPVVMLERTCKNMKASKVSTDDKNGAYTITKHLIDKGRSNIAYICGPISLMVCRDRLTGYQEALKEAGIPFRKDYVVEVEDFRFEQAGQALEKLWNMTVKPDGILCFADILAIGTIHAAHHLGIKIPEQLSVAGFGDDETSRFISPAITTMAQPSFEMGELAAQIILEEIGLSGESCDIRTEIIKPEIIIREST from the coding sequence ATGTCGAAACCCATTACCATAAAAGATATAGCCGAAAAATTAAATGTCTCCATCGCCACGGTTTCACGGGCATTAAGAGGTTCCACTGAAATAAAGAAAGAAACCAAAATGGCAGTTCTGGAGATGGCCAAAGAAATGGATTACCATCCAAACCTCTTGGCAAGCAGCCTTAGTAGTAAAAAATCTAAGATTATAGGTGTGGTGGTCCCTACCATTAACAGGTATTTTTGGTCCAATTCCATTTCTGGAATTGAGAACATTGCCTACAAAGAGGGTTATAAAGTGATGATTTTTCAGTCAGGAGAATTATTTAACAAGGAAGTCGAGATCGTAGAAACACTGGCCAACAGCAGAGTGGACGGGATAATAATTGCTTTCTCCAAAGAGACCAAGGACTTTTTACATGTTCAGCAAGTGATTGAAAGGGGTATTCCAGTAGTAATGTTGGAAAGAACTTGCAAGAACATGAAGGCATCTAAGGTGAGTACTGATGATAAAAATGGTGCTTATACCATCACCAAACATTTAATCGATAAAGGAAGAAGCAATATTGCTTATATCTGTGGTCCAATTTCTTTAATGGTTTGTAGGGATAGGTTAACAGGTTATCAGGAAGCATTGAAAGAGGCAGGAATACCTTTTAGGAAGGATTATGTGGTAGAAGTTGAAGATTTTAGATTTGAACAGGCGGGGCAGGCATTGGAAAAACTATGGAATATGACAGTTAAACCAGATGGAATTCTGTGTTTTGCCGATATTCTGGCGATTGGCACCATACATGCTGCCCATCACCTTGGCATAAAGATTCCAGAACAGCTATCTGTTGCAGGTTTTGGAGACGATGAAACCAGTCGCTTTATCAGCCCTGCCATCACTACTATGGCTCAACCCTCTTTTGAAATGGGAGAATTGGCAGCCCAAATCATTTTAGAGGAGATCGGACTTTCGGGGGAGTCATGCGATATTCGAACTGAAATAATAAAACCAGAAATTATTATTAGGGAGAGTACGTGA
- a CDS encoding sugar phosphate isomerase/epimerase family protein yields the protein MNNKSFKLGLFSLFLMLSFHNQAQEGMPKGWKVGSQAYTFRLFSLEETLEKLNSIGVKYVEMYPGQKISKSGNETTDFKSITADGKAKIKALLKKYDIEAVGYGVVNASDEDLHKLFDFAKELGIGILTSEAKPNQFDQIEKLCEEYQIKLALHNHPVPSYYWHPEVASRMLEGRSELMGVCADIGHWVRSGLNPVDCLKQLEGRVISLHIKDLNKFGVRDAHDLPWGTGTSNVAGVIHELHRQGFEGAFSAEYEHNWENNLPDVEESIAYFKRVAAQL from the coding sequence ATGAATAATAAATCATTCAAATTAGGCTTATTTTCCCTATTTCTTATGCTCTCATTCCATAATCAGGCTCAGGAAGGGATGCCAAAAGGATGGAAAGTAGGCAGTCAGGCTTACACTTTTAGGCTTTTTTCACTTGAAGAAACCCTCGAAAAATTGAATAGTATTGGGGTGAAATATGTAGAAATGTACCCTGGTCAGAAAATAAGTAAATCCGGCAATGAAACTACTGATTTTAAAAGCATAACTGCTGATGGAAAAGCAAAAATCAAAGCCCTATTAAAAAAATATGATATAGAAGCTGTAGGCTATGGGGTAGTCAATGCCAGCGATGAGGACTTACACAAATTATTTGATTTTGCAAAAGAATTGGGAATAGGGATACTCACATCAGAGGCAAAGCCCAATCAATTTGACCAAATAGAAAAGCTTTGTGAGGAATACCAAATCAAACTTGCTTTACACAACCATCCGGTACCTTCTTATTATTGGCATCCAGAGGTTGCTTCCAGAATGCTAGAAGGAAGATCAGAATTAATGGGTGTATGTGCAGATATTGGCCACTGGGTAAGATCAGGCCTCAATCCTGTAGATTGCCTTAAACAATTGGAAGGAAGAGTTATCAGCCTTCATATAAAAGATTTAAACAAATTTGGTGTTAGAGATGCTCATGATTTGCCATGGGGAACAGGCACAAGTAATGTAGCTGGAGTCATTCATGAATTGCATAGGCAAGGATTTGAAGGAGCATTTTCTGCAGAATACGAACACAATTGGGAGAATAACCTTCCTGATGTAGAAGAAAGCATTGCCTATTTTAAGCGTGTAGCTGCTCAGTTGTAG
- a CDS encoding SDR family oxidoreductase — protein sequence MNLENTTAFITGGNTGIGFGIAQALVAEGVNVAITSRSLDRAQEAADKIQKLDKSKGKIMALELDVKDFEAQKAAVAKVVKEWGKLDYFVANAGVGHFAPIQDLSVEQWQDTIDTNLTGVFYGIKASVDALKETKGFFLTISSLAGTNFFANGSAYNASKFGVTGFTQAVMLDLRQEGIRVSTIMPGSVATGFNDHKVDDSDAWKIQKEDIGEIVVGLFKLDARTLPSKIEVRPSQTPKK from the coding sequence ATGAATTTAGAAAATACAACGGCCTTTATCACGGGCGGAAACACTGGAATTGGATTTGGAATTGCTCAAGCTCTTGTAGCGGAAGGGGTGAATGTAGCTATTACAAGCAGGTCCCTTGATAGAGCGCAGGAAGCCGCAGATAAAATTCAAAAATTAGACAAATCCAAAGGGAAAATCATGGCTTTGGAGTTGGATGTAAAGGATTTTGAAGCGCAGAAAGCGGCAGTAGCTAAAGTTGTTAAGGAATGGGGTAAATTGGACTATTTTGTAGCCAATGCTGGTGTTGGTCATTTTGCGCCCATTCAGGACTTAAGTGTTGAGCAATGGCAGGACACCATTGATACCAATTTAACAGGTGTTTTCTATGGGATTAAAGCCTCTGTAGATGCTTTGAAGGAAACAAAAGGTTTCTTTTTGACGATTTCAAGTTTGGCAGGTACAAATTTCTTTGCAAATGGGTCTGCTTACAATGCTAGTAAATTTGGGGTTACCGGATTTACTCAGGCTGTGATGTTGGATTTAAGGCAGGAAGGAATTCGTGTGAGTACCATTATGCCTGGTTCTGTAGCTACGGGATTTAACGACCACAAGGTGGACGATAGTGATGCCTGGAAAATTCAAAAAGAAGACATTGGAGAAATAGTTGTAGGTTTGTTTAAGCTCGATGCCCGAACTTTACCTAGTAAAATTGAGGTAAGACCTTCTCAAACACCGAAGAAATAG
- a CDS encoding sodium:solute symporter family protein — protein MELSTIDLIVIGVFFLMMLVIGVWSYFRNNSAEDYFVAGGKLPWWLSGISHHVSGYSGAVFVAYAGLAYTHGFSLYIWWALGIGLSVVISAKIFPVYWVRLRKRFKIQSPLEFLVTRYNLATQQLMAWSGVILKLFDIGAKWAAIAILLNVFTGISLTYGILISGGISLLYITFGGLWAVIITDFAQFIVQIIAGLVMFYVVIEKLGGIESVFTVWDQLPEGNGDAFNDPYTVGFALLFLFINFLSYNGGQWNLATRYISSPSEQEATKAARLSGILYIIWPLILFFPMWAAPVILPDLEDPTQSYGILTMELLPVGLIGLVIASLFANTMSMTSSDINTISAVITRDILPALNKKFRDGKTSLLTARITTFLFTLGTILIALQFEKFGGVLGLIISWFGALVGPIAVPMLFGLIPWFKSCGPKAAIGSILVGLVAFVITKNVDVGSLALEIGLPVICSTITYILIGFIERDNVPEKVKQMLEDVSHE, from the coding sequence ATGGAATTAAGTACCATTGACCTGATCGTAATCGGGGTATTCTTTTTAATGATGCTGGTCATAGGCGTATGGTCCTATTTTAGAAACAATAGCGCTGAGGATTATTTCGTAGCAGGTGGCAAGCTTCCTTGGTGGCTGTCGGGAATATCTCATCATGTATCAGGCTATAGCGGCGCAGTATTTGTCGCTTATGCAGGATTAGCCTATACTCATGGGTTTTCTTTATACATATGGTGGGCACTAGGCATTGGTTTGTCCGTTGTCATTTCAGCAAAAATTTTCCCAGTATACTGGGTGCGTTTAAGAAAGCGCTTTAAAATCCAGTCTCCTTTAGAATTTCTTGTTACCCGCTATAATCTGGCTACCCAGCAATTGATGGCATGGAGTGGGGTAATTCTTAAGTTATTTGATATTGGTGCTAAATGGGCAGCAATAGCTATACTATTGAATGTATTTACCGGGATATCACTTACCTATGGTATATTGATCTCTGGAGGTATATCTCTGCTTTACATTACCTTTGGAGGCTTATGGGCAGTGATAATTACCGATTTTGCCCAGTTTATCGTTCAAATCATTGCAGGTCTTGTGATGTTTTATGTGGTTATAGAGAAACTAGGTGGAATAGAAAGCGTGTTCACCGTTTGGGATCAGTTACCGGAAGGAAATGGCGATGCTTTTAATGATCCTTATACCGTTGGGTTTGCACTCCTTTTCTTGTTTATCAACTTCCTGTCTTACAATGGAGGTCAATGGAATTTAGCTACCAGATACATCTCTTCACCCTCAGAACAAGAAGCTACAAAAGCGGCGAGATTATCAGGTATTTTATACATCATCTGGCCATTGATATTGTTCTTCCCAATGTGGGCGGCCCCTGTTATTTTACCTGACTTGGAGGATCCAACACAGTCTTATGGGATATTGACCATGGAGTTGCTGCCTGTAGGCTTAATAGGTCTGGTTATCGCCTCCCTCTTTGCCAATACCATGTCTATGACTTCTTCTGATATTAACACAATATCAGCTGTAATTACCAGAGACATTTTACCTGCGCTAAATAAAAAATTCAGGGATGGTAAAACCTCTTTATTGACAGCAAGAATTACCACATTCCTATTTACCCTTGGAACCATCCTCATCGCCCTTCAATTTGAAAAATTTGGTGGAGTTTTAGGACTAATCATTAGCTGGTTTGGTGCCTTAGTAGGTCCTATTGCTGTACCTATGTTATTTGGCCTTATTCCTTGGTTTAAATCTTGTGGTCCTAAAGCCGCTATTGGATCAATTCTGGTTGGACTTGTGGCTTTTGTTATTACCAAAAATGTAGATGTCGGAAGTCTGGCACTTGAAATAGGTTTGCCGGTAATTTGCTCTACGATTACTTATATACTGATTGGCTTTATTGAGCGAGACAATGTGCCTGAAAAGGTAAAGCAAATGCTTGAAGATGTTTCTCACGAGTAA